One Streptococcus sp. S1 DNA window includes the following coding sequences:
- a CDS encoding helix-turn-helix transcriptional regulator: protein MILKNRLKELRARDGLNQSELAKLAGVSRQSISLLERGEYTPSVIIAMTIAQIFNEPVENVFSLVEGEE, encoded by the coding sequence ATGATTTTAAAAAATCGATTGAAAGAGCTGAGGGCGCGTGATGGACTCAACCAATCCGAGCTAGCCAAGCTAGCAGGGGTCTCGCGCCAGTCCATCAGTCTCTTGGAACGTGGTGAGTATACACCTTCTGTCATTATCGCCATGACCATTGCCCAGATCTTCAATGAACCAGTGGAGAATGTCTTTAGTCTAGTAGAGGGAGAAGAATAA